A window from Cryptomeria japonica chromosome 1, Sugi_1.0, whole genome shotgun sequence encodes these proteins:
- the LOC131050483 gene encoding aldehyde oxidase GLOX-like — protein sequence MVMEGFILSKRLWIQVLLLGFVLCCLNVRAQQLLDGRWDLLLENAGVSAMHMTLLHTNKVLIFDQTLAGPSQISRTDPICSSKTPAAGEDCSAHSIEYDIATNKVRPLHVITDTFCSSGSFASNGTLVQTGGWSNGDRVTRFFTPCSDSSCDWVESPTLMSSRRWYASNQILPDDRIIVVGGRRSFNYEFVPKRPGEGAFNLPFLAKTNTVDEENNLYPFTHLSSDGNLFVFANKDSILLDYKKNQVLRTFPTMPGGGARNYPSSGSSVMLPLDSANNFQRVEILICGGAPDGAFKKATFNKTFVEALKSCGRMEITSPNPVWQMEDMPGPRVMNDMLILPTGKILIINGAKQGTAGWQSAREPALSPFLYRSAEAIGNRFRVLAPTTIPRMYHATANVLPDGRVLVGGSNSNFGYRFSGVPFPTELRLEAYIPYYLHSNYDTKRPVVTSISTRNIKYGSTFVVGFSLPMRPGANLRFHAYAPPFTTHTWSMNQRMLSLAATAVSEGSGGYSVGLTAPPTAVAAPSGYYLLTVVNGGVPSKAEWIRFIN from the coding sequence ATGGTAATGGAAGGATTCATATTATCAAAGCGGCTATGGATTCAAGTCTTGTTATTAGGCTTTGTACTTTGCTGTCTAAACGTTAGAGCACAACAGCTGCTAGATGGACGATGGGACCTTCTGTTGGAGAACGCGGGTGTTTCTGCAATGCATATGACACTTTTGCACACAAATAAAGTGCTCATCTTCGACCAGACTCTTGCGGGTCCGTCGCAGATTAGCAGAACTGACCCAATCTGCAGTAGCAAAACACCAGCTGCGGGCGAGGATTGTTCGGCGCACTCAATCGAATACGATATTGCCACCAACAAGGTGAGGCCTCTTCACGTCATCACCGACACATTTTGTTCCTCCGGCTCCTTTGCCAGCAATGGAACGCTGGTGCAAACTGGCGGATGGAGCAATGGCGACAGAGTGACCCGTTTCTTCACGCCATGCTCAGATTCCTCCTGCGACTGGGTCGAATCTCCCACATTAATGTCCTCCAGAAGATGGTATGCTTCCAATCAGATCTTGCCTGATGATCGGATCATCGTTGTGGGAGGTCGTAGATCGTTTAATTATGAATTCGTCCCGAAGCGACCAGGAGAGGGGGCCTTCAATCTCCCGTTTCTAGCAAAGACCAATACCGTCGACGAGGAGAACAACTTGTACCCATTCACACATCTGTCGTCCGACGGCAATCTCTTCGTCTTCGCCAACAAGGATTCAATCCTCCTCGACTACAAAAAGAACCAGGTGCTCAGAACTTTCCCCACCATGCCTGGCGGTGGCGCGCGGAACTACCCTTCATCGGGTTCCTCCGTCATGCTCCCGCTCGACTCCGCTAACAATTTCCAAAGAGTGGAGATTCTCATCTGCGGAGGAGCGCCCGACGGAGCCTTCAAAAAAGCCACATTTAACAAGACGTTCGTGGAGGCGCTCAAGAGTTGCGGGAGAATGGAGATCACGTCGCCAAATCCAGTGTGGCAAATGGAGGACATGCCCGGGCCGAGGGTGATGAACGACATGCTCATACTCCCCACCGGGAAAATCCTCATAATCAACGGTGCGAAGCAAGGAACCGCCGGGTGGCAATCTGCGAGAGAGCCTGCTCTGAGCCCGTTCCTCTACAGATCCGCGGAAGCCATTGGAAATCGGTTTCGGGTCCTGGCTCCTACAACAATTCCGAGAATGTACCACGCTACTGCAAATGTTCTTCCAGACGGACGGGTCCTGGTGGGCGGAAGCAACTCCAATTTTGGATACCGCTTCTCTGGTGTACCATTCCCCACTGAACTTCGACTGGAAGCGTACATTCCTTATTACCTGCATTCCAATTACGACACGAAAAGGCCAGTCGTTACTTCCATTTCTACCAGGAACATTAAGTACGGCTCCACATTCGTAGTCGGTTTCTCCCTTCCAATGCGACCTGGCGCAAACCTTCGTTTTCACGCCTATGCCCCTCCTTTCACCACGCACACATGGTCGATGAACCAGAGAATGTTGTCGTTGGCAGCCACAGCGGTCTCCGAAGGAAGTGGCGGCTATTCGGTGGGTTTGACGGCTCCACCCACTGCGGTGGCGGCTCCGTCTGGGTATTACTTGCTCACCGTTGTGAATGGAGGGGTTCCCAGCAAGGCTGAATGGATTCGCTTCATTAATTAG
- the LOC131050501 gene encoding aldehyde oxidase GLOX: MVMEGFRLSMRLWIQSMLLCIAVCCLNVRAHQLHKGRWDLLVENAGVSAMHMTLLHTNKVLIFDQTLAGPSQISRTDPPCNSKTPAAGEDCWAHSIEYDIATNKVRPLHVVTDTFCSSGSFASNGTLVQTGGWSNGDRVTRFFTPCSDSSCHWVESPTLLSSRRWYASNQILPDDRVIVVGGRRSFDYEFVPKRPGEKSFQLPFLVKTNIVGEENNLYPFTHLSSDGNLFIFANKDSILLDYNKNKVLRTFPTMPGGGPRSYPSSGSSVMLPLDSTNNFQRVEVLICGGAPDGAFKKATINQTFVEALRTCGRMEITSSNPVWQMEDMPGPRVMNDMLILPTGEVLIINGAKQGTAGWQSAREPALSPFLYRQAEALGNRFRILAPTKVPRMYHSTANVLPDGRVLVGGSNSNYGYRFSGVPFPTELRLEAYIPYYLHYNYDPKRAVITSISTREIKYGSSFIVSFSLPRRPSTNLRFHAYAPPFTTHTWSMNQRMLSLAATAVVKGNDGYSVGLTAPPTAVAAPSGYYLLTIVNGGIPSKAEWIRLIN, encoded by the coding sequence ATGGTGATGGAGGGATTTAGATTATCAATGCGGCTGTGGATTCAATCCATGCTGTTATGCATTGCAGTTTGTTGTCTAAACGTTAGAGCACATCAGCTGCACAAAGGAAGATGGGACCTCCTAGTAGAGAACGCGGGTGTTTCTGCAATGCACATGACACTTCTACACACCAATAAAGTGCTCATCTTCGACCAGACGCTGGCGGGTCCATCACAGATCAGCAGAACTGACCCACCTTGCAATAGCAAAACACCAGCAGCGGGCGAGGATTGTTGGGCGCACTCCATCGAATACGACATTGCCACCAACAAGGTCAGGCCTCTGCATGTTGTGACCGACACATTTTGCTCTTCCGGCTCTTTTGCCAGTAATGGAACGCTGGTTCAGACTGGCGGATGGAGCAACGGCGACAGGGTTACCCGTTTCTTCACTCCATGTTCAGATTCGTCCTGCCACTGGGTCGAATCTCCTACATTGCTGTCCTCCAGAAGATGGTATGCTTCCAATCAGATATTGCCTGATGATCGAGTCATCGTCGTGGGAGGGCGTAGATCGTTTGATTATGAATTCGTCCCGAAGCGACCAGGTGAGAAATCCTTCCAGCTCCCGTTTCTGGTAAAGACGAATATCGTCGGCGAGGAGAACAACTTGTACCCGTTCACACATCTGTCTTCCGACGGCAATCTCTTCATCTTCGCCAACAAGGATTCGATCCTCCTCGACTACAACAAAAACAAAGTGCTCAGAACTTTCCCTACCATGCCTGGCGGTGGCCCACGGAGCTACCCTTCATCTGGTTCCTCCGTCATGCTCCCGCTCGACTCCACTAACAATTTCCAAAGGGTGGAGGTTCTCATCTGCGGGGGAGCACCTGATGGAGCCTTCAAAAAAGCCACAATTAACCAGACGTTCGTGGAGGCGCTCAGGACTTGCGGGAGAATGGAGATCACGTCTTCAAATCCAGTGTGGCAAATGGAGGACATGCCAGGGCCGAGGGTGATGAACGACATGCTCATACTCCCCACCGGCGAAGTCCTCATAATCAACGGTGCCAAGCAAGGAACAGCCGGGTGGCAATCTGCTAGAGAGCCTGCTCTGAGCCCGTTCCTCTATAGACAGGCGGAAGCCCTAGGAAATCGGTTTCGGATCTTGGCTCCTACAAAAGTACCGAGAATGTACCATTCTACTGCAAATGTTCTTCCAGATGGACGGGTCCTGGTGGGTGGAAGCAACTCCAACTATGGGTACCGCTTCTCCGGCGTCCCATTCCCTACTGAACTTCGACTGGAAGCGTACATTCCTTACTACCTTCAttacaattatgaccctaaaaggGCAGTCATTACTTCCATTTCGACAAGAGAGATCAAGTACGGCTCTTCATTCATAGTTAGCTTCTCTCTTCCTAGACGACCCAGCACCAATCTTCGTTTTCACGCTTACGCCCCGCCCTTCACCACGCACACGTGGTCGATGAACCAGAGAATGCTGTCGTTGGCAGCCACAGCTGTCGTCAAAGGAAATGATGGCTATTCAGTGGGTTTGACGGCTCCACCTACTGCAGTGGCGGCTCCGTCCGGGTATTACTTGCTCACGATTGTGAATGGAGGTATTCCTAGCAAGGCCGAATGGATTCGCTTGATTAATTAA